From the Serratia nematodiphila DZ0503SBS1 genome, one window contains:
- a CDS encoding DUF2461 domain-containing protein, protein MTQPFSGFSQQGLNFLQQVRIENDKAWFDGNRDIYDRELLAPFRALVEQLAPGMLAIDPQFETRPAIGKTLSRIHRDTRFSHDKSRYRSRMWLTFKRPSKDWKDAPVYFFELGPDMLRYGLGYYSANKPTMDLFRHTLRQRPQPFLEVAACCRPPFVLVGESYKRPLVKEQAAEIATWYNRKSFAVMVTDSEVEKLFNADLAPLLAGAFLQLEPLYHWLMQVETMKQIDPADL, encoded by the coding sequence ATGACGCAACCTTTCTCCGGCTTTAGCCAGCAGGGCCTGAATTTCCTGCAGCAGGTGCGGATCGAGAACGATAAGGCGTGGTTCGACGGCAACCGCGACATCTACGATCGCGAGCTGCTGGCGCCGTTTCGCGCGCTGGTGGAGCAGTTGGCTCCCGGCATGCTGGCGATCGATCCGCAGTTTGAGACTCGCCCGGCGATCGGCAAAACGCTGTCGCGCATTCATCGCGATACGCGCTTTTCTCACGACAAGTCGCGCTACCGCAGCCGCATGTGGCTGACGTTCAAGCGCCCGAGCAAAGACTGGAAAGATGCGCCGGTCTATTTTTTTGAACTGGGGCCGGACATGTTGCGCTATGGGCTCGGCTACTACAGCGCCAACAAGCCGACCATGGATCTGTTCCGCCATACGCTGAGGCAGCGGCCGCAGCCTTTCCTGGAGGTGGCGGCCTGCTGCCGGCCGCCGTTCGTGCTGGTGGGCGAAAGCTACAAGCGCCCGCTGGTGAAGGAGCAGGCGGCGGAGATCGCCACCTGGTACAACCGCAAGTCGTTTGCGGTGATGGTGACGGACAGCGAAGTGGAAAAGCTGTTCAACGCCGATCTGGCGCCGCTGCTGGCCGGGGCGTTTTTGCAGCTTGAGCCGCTCTACCACTGGCTGATGCAGGTAGAGACGATGAAGCAGATCGATCCGGCGGATCTGTAA
- a CDS encoding sugar kinase, with amino-acid sequence MTIRNLAVIGECMIELSQQGAQLTRGFGGDTLNTAVYLARQMPKQTLQVHYVTALGTDSFSGEMLQAWRQEKIETGLIQQFDNKLPGLYVIETDAAGERTFYYWRNDAAARYWLAGPQADALCARLAQFDYLYLSGISLAILAPADRTKLLALLRRCRANGGKVIFDNNYRPRLWPSREETQQAYREVLACTDIAFLTLDDEELLWGAQPVEQIVTRTQALGVGEIVIKRGADACLVFNVEGERLEVPAIALPPERVVDTTAAGDSFSAGYLAVRLNGGGAQQAAQRGHQLAATVIQHRGAIIPAAMMPA; translated from the coding sequence ATGACTATCCGAAACCTCGCCGTGATCGGCGAATGCATGATCGAGCTGTCGCAGCAGGGCGCACAGCTGACGCGCGGCTTTGGCGGCGATACCCTCAACACCGCCGTCTACCTCGCCCGCCAAATGCCGAAACAGACGTTGCAGGTGCATTACGTCACTGCGCTCGGCACCGACAGCTTCAGCGGCGAGATGCTGCAAGCCTGGCGGCAGGAGAAGATCGAGACCGGGTTGATTCAGCAATTCGACAACAAGCTGCCGGGCCTGTACGTGATCGAAACCGACGCCGCCGGCGAACGTACTTTCTACTATTGGCGCAATGACGCCGCCGCCCGCTATTGGCTTGCTGGACCGCAGGCCGACGCACTGTGCGCGCGGCTGGCGCAGTTCGATTACCTGTACCTCAGCGGCATTAGCCTGGCGATCCTCGCGCCTGCCGACCGCACGAAGCTGCTGGCGTTGCTGCGCCGCTGTCGCGCCAACGGCGGCAAGGTGATCTTCGACAACAACTACCGCCCGCGCCTGTGGCCAAGCCGTGAGGAAACGCAGCAGGCCTACCGCGAGGTGCTGGCCTGCACCGACATCGCCTTTTTGACGCTGGATGACGAAGAATTGCTGTGGGGAGCGCAGCCGGTTGAACAGATAGTGACGCGCACGCAGGCGCTCGGCGTCGGCGAGATCGTTATCAAACGCGGCGCGGATGCCTGTCTAGTGTTCAATGTGGAGGGGGAGCGGCTTGAGGTGCCGGCGATCGCGCTGCCGCCGGAGCGCGTGGTGGATACCACCGCGGCGGGCGACTCTTTCAGCGCCGGCTACCTGGCGGTGCGCCTGAACGGCGGCGGTGCCCAGCAGGCGGCGCAGCGCGGCCACCAGCTTGCTGCGACGGTGATCCAACATCGCGGCGCCATCATTCCCGCAGCAATGATGCCCGCATAA
- a CDS encoding AsmA family protein, with translation MTRTGKVFRWLGGIVLLLIVALAIFIATFDWNRLKPAINDKVSAELRRPFAIRGDLGVDWSRNPDEGGWRAWVPWPHIHAEDVWLGNPKNMPGDSMVTLQRVDASIAPLALLGKELLIPRIWLKRPNASLQRLANGDNNWTFDLAADQDPKQPPSDWSFTVHDIVFDKGQIAFKDATLKADFRAVIDPLGKPLPFSEVTGKQGGDKAATPDYVFGWQVKGKYNGEPLSGSGKIGGMLSLQSADLPFPLQADVRSGSTRVVVAGTLSDPLNLGGLDVQLKFSGESLSNLYGLTGVLLPNTPPYATDGHLTARLHQPGGAVFEYQKFDGKIGDSDIHGSLKYVAGKPRPTLSGAVNSRQLRLADLAPLIGADSNAAKAGRGEKSRQPADKVLPVEQFDTQSWSKMDADVKFAAARIERGSDLPLSDLATHLKLNNGELRLDPLRFGMAGGSLNAVVRLDGGKKPMRGQVDMHARKLQLKQLLPNVEAMKRSLGQMNGDARLTGSGNSVAELLATSNGDLRLLINNGVISRSLMEILGLNVGNYLVAQLFGDDVVGINCAAADVGIRSGVAAPRLFVFDTENAVINITGNTNLATERLDLSIDPESKGMRVLTLRSPLYVKGTFKHPDAGVKAGPLIARGAAAVALGAVLTPAAALLALVSPSEGGEENPCGQILREMKGKK, from the coding sequence ATGACAAGAACAGGAAAGGTTTTCCGCTGGCTGGGCGGCATTGTGCTGCTGCTGATCGTCGCGCTGGCGATCTTCATCGCGACCTTCGACTGGAATCGACTCAAGCCCGCCATCAACGACAAAGTGTCGGCCGAACTGCGGCGACCGTTTGCCATTCGCGGCGATCTGGGCGTCGACTGGTCGCGCAATCCGGATGAGGGCGGTTGGCGCGCCTGGGTGCCCTGGCCGCATATTCACGCCGAAGACGTGTGGCTGGGTAATCCGAAAAACATGCCCGGCGACAGCATGGTGACGCTGCAGCGCGTCGACGCCAGCATCGCGCCGCTGGCGCTGCTGGGTAAAGAGCTGCTGATCCCGCGCATCTGGCTCAAGCGGCCGAATGCGTCGTTGCAACGTCTGGCCAACGGCGATAACAACTGGACGTTTGACCTGGCCGCCGACCAGGATCCCAAGCAGCCGCCTTCCGACTGGTCGTTCACCGTTCACGACATCGTGTTCGACAAGGGGCAGATCGCCTTTAAAGACGCCACGCTGAAGGCGGATTTTCGCGCCGTCATCGATCCGCTCGGCAAACCGTTGCCGTTCAGTGAAGTGACCGGCAAACAGGGCGGCGACAAGGCCGCCACCCCCGATTACGTTTTCGGCTGGCAGGTGAAAGGCAAATATAACGGCGAGCCGTTGAGCGGCAGCGGCAAGATTGGCGGCATGCTGTCGCTGCAGAGCGCCGATTTGCCCTTCCCGCTGCAGGCCGACGTGCGCTCCGGCAGCACCCGGGTGGTGGTCGCGGGCACCTTGTCCGATCCGCTGAACCTCGGCGGCCTGGACGTGCAGTTGAAGTTTTCCGGTGAAAGCCTGAGCAACCTCTATGGCCTGACCGGCGTGTTGTTGCCGAATACCCCGCCGTATGCGACCGATGGCCATCTGACCGCCCGACTGCATCAGCCGGGCGGCGCGGTGTTTGAATACCAGAAATTCGACGGAAAAATCGGCGATAGCGACATTCACGGCAGCTTGAAGTACGTTGCCGGTAAACCGCGGCCCACGCTGAGCGGCGCGGTGAACTCCCGGCAGCTGAGGTTGGCGGATCTGGCGCCGCTGATCGGCGCGGACTCCAACGCCGCCAAAGCCGGGCGCGGCGAAAAGAGCCGTCAGCCGGCGGATAAGGTGCTGCCGGTCGAACAGTTCGATACGCAAAGCTGGAGCAAGATGGATGCGGACGTGAAGTTTGCCGCCGCGCGCATTGAACGCGGCAGCGATTTGCCGCTGAGCGATCTGGCCACGCACCTGAAGCTGAACAATGGCGAACTGCGCCTGGATCCGCTGCGCTTCGGCATGGCGGGCGGCAGCCTGAACGCTGTCGTGCGCCTCGACGGCGGCAAAAAACCGATGCGCGGGCAGGTGGATATGCATGCACGCAAACTTCAGCTTAAACAGCTGTTGCCGAACGTGGAGGCGATGAAGCGCAGCCTCGGGCAGATGAATGGCGACGCCAGGCTGACGGGCAGCGGCAATTCGGTGGCCGAACTGCTGGCGACCAGCAATGGCGACCTGCGCCTGCTGATCAATAACGGGGTGATCAGCCGTAGCCTGATGGAGATCCTCGGTCTGAACGTCGGTAACTATCTGGTGGCGCAGCTGTTCGGTGACGACGTGGTGGGCATCAACTGCGCGGCGGCGGACGTCGGCATCCGCAGCGGCGTCGCCGCGCCGCGACTGTTTGTGTTCGACACCGAAAACGCGGTGATCAACATCACCGGCAACACCAACCTCGCCACCGAACGGCTGGATTTGTCCATCGATCCGGAAAGCAAGGGCATGCGCGTGCTGACCCTGCGATCGCCGCTGTACGTGAAAGGCACCTTCAAGCACCCGGACGCCGGGGTCAAAGCCGGGCCGCTGATCGCGCGCGGCGCGGCGGCGGTGGCGTTAGGGGCGGTGCTGACGCCGGCGGCGGCGCTGCTGGCACTGGTCTCGCCCAGTGAAGGCGGCGAGGAGAACCCGTGCGGGCAGATCCTGCGGGAGATGAAAGGCAAAAAATAA
- the ilvA gene encoding threonine ammonia-lyase, biosynthetic: MAVSQPLPSAPCGAEYLRAVLRSPVYEVAQVTPLQAMSKISSRLGNTILVKREDRQPVHSFKLRGAYAMIAGLDEEQKARGVVTASAGNHAQGVAFSGKRLGIKTLIVMPVSTADIKVDAVRGFGGEVLLHGANFDEAKAKAIELSQQQGMTFVPPFDHPTVIAGQGTLAMELLQQDAHLDRVFVPVGGGGLAAGVAVLIKQLMPQIKVIGVEAEDSACLRAALDAGHPVDLARVGLFAEGVAVKRIGDETFRLCREYLDDVITVDSDAICAAVKDLFEDVRAIAEPSGALALAGLKKYVQQHNIQGERLAHVLSGANLNFHGLRYVSERCELGEQREALLAVTIPEQQGSFLKFCQLLGGRSVTEFNYRYADADNACIFVGVRLTRGHAERREIIDELNADGYQVVDLSDDEMAKLHVRYMVGGRPSKPLRERLYSFEFPESPGALLKFLQTLGTHWNISLFHYRSHGTDFGRVLAAFELAQSEPEFERHLQALGYDCHDETDNPAFRFFLQG, from the coding sequence ATGGCGGTCTCTCAACCCCTACCCAGCGCCCCCTGCGGCGCGGAATATCTGCGAGCGGTACTGCGCTCGCCGGTTTACGAGGTGGCGCAAGTCACCCCGTTGCAGGCCATGAGCAAAATCTCTTCGCGCCTCGGCAACACCATTTTGGTGAAGCGCGAAGATCGCCAACCGGTGCACAGCTTCAAGCTGCGCGGGGCCTATGCGATGATCGCCGGGCTGGACGAAGAGCAGAAGGCGCGCGGCGTCGTGACGGCTTCGGCCGGCAACCACGCGCAGGGCGTCGCCTTCTCCGGTAAACGGCTGGGGATCAAAACGCTGATCGTGATGCCGGTGTCCACTGCGGACATCAAGGTGGATGCGGTGCGCGGTTTCGGCGGCGAAGTGTTGCTGCACGGCGCCAATTTCGACGAGGCCAAGGCGAAGGCGATTGAACTTTCCCAACAGCAGGGCATGACCTTCGTGCCGCCGTTCGATCACCCGACGGTGATCGCCGGGCAGGGCACGCTGGCGATGGAGCTGCTGCAGCAAGACGCGCATCTGGATCGGGTTTTCGTGCCGGTCGGCGGCGGCGGCCTGGCCGCCGGGGTGGCGGTGCTGATCAAACAGCTGATGCCGCAGATCAAAGTGATCGGCGTCGAGGCGGAAGACTCCGCCTGTCTGCGCGCTGCGCTGGATGCCGGCCATCCGGTGGATCTGGCGCGCGTCGGGCTGTTCGCCGAAGGCGTGGCGGTGAAACGCATCGGCGACGAAACGTTCCGCCTGTGCCGTGAGTATCTGGACGACGTGATCACCGTGGACAGCGACGCCATCTGCGCGGCGGTCAAAGATCTGTTCGAGGACGTGCGTGCCATCGCCGAACCTTCCGGCGCGCTGGCGCTGGCGGGGCTGAAAAAGTACGTCCAGCAGCACAACATTCAGGGCGAGCGTCTGGCGCACGTGCTGTCCGGCGCCAACCTCAACTTCCACGGGCTGCGTTACGTTTCCGAGCGCTGCGAACTGGGCGAACAGCGCGAAGCGCTGCTGGCGGTGACCATTCCGGAACAGCAGGGCAGCTTCCTCAAGTTCTGCCAGCTGCTGGGCGGGCGCTCGGTGACCGAATTCAACTACCGCTACGCCGATGCCGACAACGCCTGCATTTTCGTCGGCGTGCGGCTGACGCGCGGCCACGCCGAACGGCGGGAGATCATCGACGAACTCAACGCCGACGGTTACCAGGTGGTGGATCTGTCGGACGACGAGATGGCTAAACTGCACGTGCGCTACATGGTGGGCGGGCGTCCGTCGAAGCCGCTGCGCGAGAGGCTGTACAGCTTTGAGTTTCCGGAGTCGCCGGGCGCGCTGCTGAAGTTCCTGCAAACGCTGGGCACACACTGGAACATCTCGCTGTTCCACTATCGCAGTCACGGCACCGACTTCGGCCGGGTGCTGGCGGCCTTCGAACTGGCGCAAAGCGAGCCGGAATTCGAGCGGCACCTGCAGGCGCTGGGCTACGATTGCCACGACGAAACCGACAACCCGGCGTTCCGCTTCTTTTTGCAGGGGTGA
- a CDS encoding LuxR family transcriptional regulator produces the protein MAVTFANAVAARLHLDGRLQAFSQFKYAYLTFNKHHPDRHLLVSSYPQEWLDIYSANRYQRIDPVVRAAHNRCAPFMWHDTALTTEDRHYRKIFSQAREYDIVHGCSFVLHDHDNNLAILSISATAADDAELRQLMEEERASLQMVLVDTHQHAFALASAEAGRKDRLSPREGEILYWASQGKTYNEIALILGIKTGTVKFHIGNAVRKLGVANAKHAIRRGLERQLIAPPQA, from the coding sequence ATGGCCGTCACATTCGCCAACGCCGTCGCCGCAAGACTGCATCTTGATGGCCGGCTACAGGCCTTCAGCCAATTCAAATACGCTTACCTGACCTTCAATAAACACCATCCCGACCGCCATCTGCTGGTATCGAGCTATCCGCAAGAATGGCTGGACATCTACAGTGCCAATCGCTATCAGCGCATCGATCCCGTCGTGCGCGCCGCCCATAACCGCTGTGCGCCCTTTATGTGGCACGACACCGCCCTCACCACCGAGGATCGGCATTACCGGAAGATCTTCAGCCAGGCGCGGGAGTACGACATCGTGCACGGTTGCAGCTTTGTTTTGCACGATCACGACAACAATCTGGCGATCTTGTCGATCAGCGCGACGGCGGCCGATGACGCCGAACTGCGGCAGCTAATGGAGGAAGAAAGGGCCAGCCTGCAGATGGTCTTGGTCGATACCCACCAGCACGCGTTTGCGTTGGCCAGCGCCGAGGCTGGCCGAAAGGATCGGCTCTCGCCGCGCGAAGGGGAAATTCTCTATTGGGCCAGCCAGGGCAAAACCTATAATGAGATCGCGCTGATCCTGGGGATCAAAACCGGCACGGTGAAGTTTCACATCGGCAATGCGGTGCGTAAGCTGGGGGTCGCCAACGCCAAACACGCGATCCGGCGCGGCCTTGAACGGCAACTGATCGCGCCGCCGCAGGCATAA
- the ilvC gene encoding ketol-acid reductoisomerase has protein sequence MANYFNTLNLRQQLAQLGKCRFMARDEFADEAGYLKGKKVVIVGCGAQGLNQGLNMRDSGLDVAYALRKEAIDEKRASWRKATENGFKVGTYEDLIPQADLVVNLTPDKQHSSVVRAVQPLMKDGAALGYSHGFNIVEVGEQVRKDITVVMVAPKCPGTEVREEYKRGFGVPTLIAVHPENDPKGEGMAIAKAWAAATGGHRAGVLESSFVAEVKSDLMGEQTILCGMLQAGSLLCFDKLVAEGADPAYAEKLIQFGWETITEALKQGGITLMMDRLSNPAKLRAYALSEQLKTIMAPLFQKHMDDIISGAFSSGMMADWAEDDVKLLTWREETGKTAFENAPQFEGKISEQEYFDHGVLMVAMVKAGVELAFETMVDAGIIEESAYYESLHELPLIANTIARKRLYEMNVVISDTAEYGNYLFANAAVPLLKDFMTTLQAGDLGKAVAGTAVDNAQLRDVNEAVRSHPIETVGRKLRGYMTDMKRIAVAG, from the coding sequence ATGGCTAACTATTTCAACACATTGAACCTGCGTCAGCAGCTGGCGCAATTGGGTAAATGCCGCTTTATGGCGCGCGACGAATTTGCTGACGAAGCCGGCTACCTGAAAGGTAAAAAAGTGGTGATTGTCGGCTGTGGCGCCCAGGGCCTGAACCAGGGGCTGAACATGCGCGACTCCGGCCTGGATGTCGCCTATGCCCTGCGCAAAGAAGCGATCGACGAAAAGCGCGCTTCCTGGCGCAAGGCGACCGAAAACGGTTTTAAGGTCGGCACCTATGAAGATTTGATCCCGCAGGCGGATCTGGTGGTTAACCTGACCCCGGACAAGCAGCACTCTTCCGTGGTGCGTGCGGTGCAGCCGCTGATGAAAGACGGCGCGGCGCTGGGGTATTCCCACGGCTTCAACATCGTTGAAGTGGGCGAGCAGGTGCGCAAAGACATCACCGTGGTGATGGTCGCGCCGAAGTGCCCGGGCACCGAAGTGCGCGAAGAGTACAAGCGCGGCTTCGGCGTGCCGACCCTGATTGCGGTTCACCCGGAAAACGATCCGAAAGGCGAAGGCATGGCGATCGCCAAAGCCTGGGCGGCGGCGACCGGCGGCCACCGCGCCGGCGTGCTGGAATCCTCCTTCGTCGCTGAAGTGAAATCTGACCTGATGGGTGAGCAGACCATTCTGTGCGGCATGCTGCAGGCGGGTTCGCTGCTGTGCTTCGACAAGCTGGTTGCTGAAGGCGCCGATCCGGCTTACGCCGAGAAACTGATTCAGTTCGGCTGGGAAACCATCACCGAAGCGCTGAAGCAGGGGGGCATCACCCTGATGATGGATCGCCTGTCCAACCCGGCCAAGCTGCGTGCCTATGCGCTGTCCGAACAGCTGAAAACCATCATGGCGCCGCTGTTCCAGAAGCACATGGACGACATCATTTCCGGCGCCTTCTCCAGCGGCATGATGGCCGACTGGGCGGAAGACGACGTGAAACTGCTGACCTGGCGCGAAGAGACCGGCAAAACCGCGTTCGAGAATGCGCCGCAGTTTGAAGGCAAGATCAGCGAGCAAGAGTACTTCGATCATGGCGTGCTGATGGTGGCGATGGTGAAAGCGGGCGTTGAGCTGGCGTTCGAAACCATGGTCGATGCCGGCATCATTGAAGAGTCGGCTTACTACGAGTCGCTGCACGAGCTGCCGTTGATCGCCAACACCATTGCGCGTAAGCGTCTGTATGAAATGAACGTGGTCATCTCCGATACCGCGGAGTACGGCAACTACCTGTTCGCCAACGCAGCGGTGCCGTTGCTGAAGGACTTCATGACCACCCTGCAGGCGGGCGATTTGGGCAAAGCCGTGGCGGGTACGGCGGTGGACAACGCGCAGCTGCGCGACGTGAACGAAGCGGTGCGCAGCCACCCAATCGAAACCGTCGGCCGCAAGCTGCGTGGCTACATGACCGACATGAAACGTATCGCCGTTGCGGGCTGA
- a CDS encoding CDP-diacylglycerol diphosphatase gives MSLRRGVFVCVALLAAIAIALFYGLKPDHPDALWRIVSQQCLPNQQAHDNPAPCAQVDVQAGFVVFKDRNGPLQYLLMPSAKITGIESPAVLDAATPNFFAQAWRARHVMAERYGKPIDDGDISLAINSEYGRTQNQLHIHISCLLPAVKQRLAQIGPHFIKQWQPLPGGLLGHDYLGRRVTAAELEQQGAFRLLASGLPRADGRMGSFGLAMTALPDGDFLLLATERSLLPFTLASAEEIQDHDCRLLTPPPRA, from the coding sequence ATGTCTCTGCGTCGTGGGGTATTTGTCTGCGTGGCGCTGCTGGCGGCTATCGCCATCGCGCTCTTTTACGGGTTGAAACCCGACCATCCCGATGCGCTGTGGCGCATCGTCAGCCAGCAATGTCTGCCCAATCAGCAGGCGCACGACAACCCGGCGCCCTGCGCGCAGGTGGATGTGCAGGCCGGTTTCGTGGTGTTTAAAGATCGCAACGGACCGCTGCAATACCTGCTGATGCCCAGCGCCAAAATCACCGGTATCGAAAGCCCGGCGGTGCTGGACGCCGCCACGCCGAATTTCTTCGCCCAGGCCTGGCGCGCGCGCCACGTGATGGCGGAACGCTATGGCAAACCGATCGACGACGGCGATATTTCCCTGGCGATCAATTCGGAATATGGCCGCACGCAAAACCAGCTGCACATTCATATCTCCTGCCTGCTGCCGGCGGTAAAACAGCGGCTGGCGCAAATCGGCCCCCATTTCATCAAGCAATGGCAACCGCTGCCCGGCGGCCTGTTGGGGCATGACTATCTGGGGCGGCGGGTGACCGCCGCTGAACTGGAACAACAGGGCGCCTTCCGCCTGCTGGCCTCCGGCCTGCCGCGCGCCGACGGGCGCATGGGCAGCTTCGGCCTGGCGATGACCGCGCTGCCGGACGGCGATTTCCTGCTGCTGGCAACCGAGCGCAGCCTGCTGCCGTTCACCCTGGCCTCGGCGGAAGAGATCCAGGATCACGACTGCCGGCTGCTCACGCCGCCGCCGCGCGCCTGA
- the pdeH gene encoding cyclic-guanylate-specific phosphodiesterase gives MITNLISGLLAPCFALYACAKSRRYWRQCRRLYTFQPIYRTSGALLAVELLTAVYHPNEPDKRQSPEHYFASLGVAQRLRVVQEQLALLQRWQALFTRHAVMVSVNIDGIALQALQRHSALQRQIAEMPYLRFELVEHAATASSRPLQQIVGGERLWLDDFGSGLANFSAVGAWRYQYIKVARELFTLLKQSEEGVQLLGTLIKMMNQHSDGVIVEGVETEQEWRLVQRSGALAAQGYYLSRPACFETLHSVPTLFAAPGAPA, from the coding sequence ATGATAACCAATCTGATCTCGGGTCTGCTGGCGCCCTGTTTTGCCCTCTATGCCTGCGCCAAATCGCGGCGCTACTGGCGGCAATGCCGGCGCTTGTATACCTTCCAGCCGATTTATCGCACCAGCGGCGCGCTGTTGGCGGTGGAACTGCTGACGGCGGTATATCACCCGAATGAGCCGGACAAGCGGCAATCCCCGGAACACTATTTTGCCTCGCTCGGCGTCGCCCAGCGTTTGCGGGTGGTTCAGGAACAGCTGGCGCTGTTGCAGCGCTGGCAGGCGTTGTTCACCCGCCATGCGGTGATGGTGTCGGTCAATATCGACGGCATCGCGCTGCAAGCATTACAGCGTCATAGCGCCTTGCAACGGCAGATCGCCGAGATGCCCTATCTGCGCTTCGAGCTGGTGGAGCACGCCGCAACGGCATCAAGCCGCCCGCTGCAGCAGATTGTCGGCGGCGAGCGGCTGTGGCTGGACGATTTCGGCAGCGGGCTGGCCAACTTCTCCGCCGTCGGCGCCTGGCGCTATCAATACATCAAGGTGGCGCGCGAATTGTTCACCTTGCTCAAACAGTCGGAAGAGGGCGTCCAGCTGCTCGGCACCCTGATCAAAATGATGAACCAGCACAGCGACGGGGTGATCGTCGAAGGCGTGGAAACCGAGCAGGAGTGGCGGCTGGTGCAGCGCTCCGGCGCGTTGGCCGCCCAGGGCTACTACCTTTCCCGTCCGGCGTGCTTTGAAACGCTGCACAGCGTGCCGACGCTGTTCGCCGCGCCCGGCGCGCCGGCGTGA
- the ilvY gene encoding HTH-type transcriptional activator IlvY — MDLRDLKLFLHLAESHHFGRTAKAMHVSPSTLSRQIQRLEEILGQPLFLRDNRTVQLTDAGEQLKEFAQQTLLQYQQLKHSLGQHGPSLSGELRLFCSVTAAYSHLPPILDRFRAQHPLVEIKLTTGDAADAVDKVQSNEADLGIAGRPETLPASVAFTKIGEIPLVLIAPALPCAVRSQAFADKPDWAEIPFILPEHGPSRKRIELWFRRHRISNPLIYATVGGHEAIVSMVALGCGIALIPSVVVDNSPEPVRNRISQLDNISMVEPFELGVCVQKKRLSDPLIDAFWRLLHPR; from the coding sequence ATGGATTTACGTGATTTAAAGCTGTTCCTGCATCTGGCCGAAAGCCATCACTTCGGGCGCACCGCCAAGGCGATGCACGTCAGCCCGTCGACGCTCTCCCGCCAGATCCAGCGGCTGGAAGAGATCCTCGGGCAGCCGCTGTTCCTGCGCGATAACCGCACCGTGCAGCTCACCGACGCCGGCGAACAGCTGAAAGAATTCGCCCAGCAAACGCTGCTGCAATATCAGCAGCTGAAGCACTCGCTCGGCCAGCACGGCCCTTCGCTGAGCGGCGAACTGCGGCTGTTCTGCTCGGTGACCGCGGCGTACAGCCACCTGCCGCCGATCCTCGATCGCTTCCGCGCGCAGCACCCGCTGGTAGAAATTAAGCTGACCACCGGCGACGCCGCCGACGCGGTCGACAAGGTGCAATCCAACGAGGCCGATCTCGGCATCGCCGGCCGGCCGGAAACGCTGCCCGCCAGCGTGGCGTTCACCAAAATCGGTGAAATCCCGCTGGTGCTGATCGCACCGGCGCTGCCCTGCGCGGTACGCAGCCAGGCGTTTGCCGACAAGCCCGACTGGGCCGAGATCCCGTTCATCCTGCCGGAGCACGGCCCTTCGCGAAAACGCATCGAGCTGTGGTTCCGCCGCCACCGCATCAGCAATCCGCTGATTTACGCCACCGTCGGCGGCCACGAGGCCATCGTGTCGATGGTCGCTCTGGGCTGCGGCATCGCGCTGATCCCGAGCGTGGTGGTAGACAACAGCCCGGAGCCGGTGCGCAACCGCATCTCGCAGCTGGATAACATCTCGATGGTCGAACCCTTCGAGCTAGGGGTCTGCGTCCAGAAAAAGCGCCTCAGCGATCCGCTGATCGACGCCTTTTGGCGGTTGCTGCATCCCCGCTGA